Proteins co-encoded in one Kutzneria chonburiensis genomic window:
- a CDS encoding ABC transporter permease encodes MTAFRSLSVAMFKGFFRERVALFFTFLMPLMFLVIFGLIFGSSSSSKTKIDVVGDGPVLSALQQTGIVEFQHVDSFDTAVQAVRSGDVPAAISVQGNQVQLRYAASDSVQAGTVQAVIRSVVDHVNLAASGKPPTVTLDSQQVEDSSLTAIQYLTPGILSWGLATSAIFGSALTLVNWRKKQVLRRIRLAPVSTGTVISSRLLVTIGTTVLQAILFIAVAMTPVFGLKLAGQWWLALPLLIIGSLSFFSIGVLVGSIAKSEEAATGITNVIVLPMAFLSGTFFPVQNAPQWLQTVSEVLPLRHLNDGMVDVLVRGKGIEALVTPAAVLLAFTLVVAFAASRFFSWEDS; translated from the coding sequence ATGACCGCGTTCCGCAGCCTCTCGGTGGCCATGTTCAAGGGCTTCTTCCGCGAACGGGTGGCGCTGTTCTTCACCTTCCTGATGCCGCTGATGTTCCTGGTCATCTTCGGCCTGATCTTCGGCTCCAGCTCGTCGAGCAAGACGAAGATCGACGTCGTCGGCGACGGCCCGGTGCTCAGCGCGCTGCAACAGACCGGCATCGTGGAGTTCCAGCACGTCGACTCGTTCGACACGGCCGTGCAGGCGGTGCGCAGCGGAGACGTGCCGGCGGCGATTTCCGTGCAGGGCAACCAGGTTCAGCTCCGCTACGCGGCCAGCGACAGCGTGCAGGCCGGCACCGTGCAGGCGGTGATCCGCTCGGTCGTCGACCACGTCAACCTGGCGGCCAGCGGCAAGCCGCCGACCGTGACCCTGGACTCGCAGCAGGTGGAGGACTCCTCGCTGACCGCGATCCAGTACCTCACGCCAGGCATCCTGTCCTGGGGCCTGGCCACCTCGGCCATCTTCGGCTCGGCCCTGACGCTGGTCAACTGGCGTAAGAAGCAGGTGCTGCGGCGGATCCGGCTGGCCCCGGTGAGCACCGGCACGGTGATCTCGTCGCGGCTGCTGGTGACCATCGGAACCACTGTGCTGCAAGCGATCCTGTTCATCGCGGTGGCGATGACGCCGGTGTTCGGGCTCAAGCTGGCCGGCCAGTGGTGGCTGGCGCTGCCGCTGCTGATCATCGGCTCGCTGTCGTTCTTCTCCATCGGCGTGCTGGTCGGCTCGATCGCCAAGTCGGAGGAGGCGGCGACCGGCATCACCAACGTGATCGTGCTGCCGATGGCCTTCCTGTCCGGCACGTTCTTCCCCGTGCAGAACGCCCCGCAGTGGCTCCAGACCGTGTCGGAAGTGCTGCCGCTGCGCCATCTCAACGACGGCATGGTGGACGTTCTGGTGCGGGGCAAGGGAATTGAGGCGCTGGTGACGCCGGCGGCGGTGCTGCTCGCCTTCACGCTCGTGGTCGCCTTCGCCGCCTCTCGGTTCTTCTCCTGGGAGGACAGCTAA
- a CDS encoding ABC transporter ATP-binding protein has translation MSKGSTIVAEVLRKRYGDLWAVDGVSFTVGEGEFFGILGPNGAGKTTTLEIIEGLRKPDEGSVTLFGEQPWPRNPKLLPRIGVQLQASSFFEKLTAREQLETFASLYGVSTGTAADMLELVGLSDKADTRENKLSGGQRQRLSIACALAHDPDIVFLDEPTAALDPQARRNLWDVLRAIKARGKTIVYTTHYLDEAEILCDRTAIMDKGKILAMDAPATLVRGLDAPTHVLIERGVITLEEAKSLPGAEEASDDGVSLRLSTRHPAKLLSALAERGALEGLQVRGATLEDVFLELTGREYRA, from the coding sequence ATGAGCAAGGGGAGCACGATCGTCGCCGAGGTGCTGCGCAAGCGGTACGGCGACCTGTGGGCGGTCGACGGGGTGTCGTTCACCGTCGGCGAGGGGGAGTTCTTCGGGATCCTCGGGCCGAACGGCGCGGGGAAGACGACGACGCTGGAGATCATCGAGGGGCTGCGCAAGCCCGACGAGGGCAGCGTGACGCTGTTCGGGGAGCAGCCGTGGCCGCGCAACCCGAAGCTGCTGCCGCGTATCGGGGTGCAGCTACAGGCATCGTCGTTCTTCGAGAAGCTGACGGCCCGGGAGCAGCTGGAGACGTTCGCCTCGCTGTACGGGGTGAGCACCGGCACGGCGGCGGACATGCTGGAGCTGGTCGGCCTGTCGGACAAGGCGGACACCAGGGAGAACAAGCTGTCGGGCGGCCAGCGGCAGCGGCTGTCGATCGCCTGCGCGCTGGCCCACGACCCGGACATCGTGTTCCTCGACGAGCCGACGGCGGCGCTGGACCCGCAGGCCCGGCGCAACCTGTGGGACGTGCTGCGGGCGATCAAGGCCCGTGGCAAGACGATCGTCTACACCACGCACTACCTGGACGAGGCGGAGATCCTCTGCGACCGCACGGCGATCATGGACAAGGGCAAGATCCTGGCCATGGACGCGCCGGCGACGCTGGTCCGCGGCCTCGACGCGCCGACACACGTGCTGATCGAACGGGGCGTCATCACGCTCGAAGAGGCGAAAAGCCTTCCCGGGGCTGAGGAAGCGTCCGACGACGGTGTCTCGTTGCGACTGTCCACTCGACACCCGGCCAAGCTGTTGTCCGCACTGGCCGAACGCGGCGCGCTGGAAGGCCTCCAGGTCCGCGGCGCGACCCTGGAGGACGTCTTCCTCGAGCTGACCGGACGGGAGTACCGGGCATGA
- a CDS encoding DUF2786 domain-containing protein has product MGTRNRERRAAKKKARDRRTTREQRSDFSFDPFEPPPAEIVGNAVLDAAHRHAVGDTEALAECVKWLRGQAVRLVDTGVDMALRHTVDHMWRFGWLPYDLVRHLVKLLGEPAGELITDVIAADAAQYAEATVHERWREQLRQIDAAVWWKPGEPYLGQWIERREATRADALTLVLTTIATIMMWPELPVIVPPPGTARTAAATARHSVDPKILARVRGLLAKAESTEFAEEAEALSAKAQELMNRHAVERAMLDADEHVAQVATARRIWLDSPYLGAKAHLVAVVADANRCRAVIHEKIGFVAVMGDEMDLEITELLVTSLLLQATRALVTAGRSGQARIRSYRQSFLMAYADRIGERLTAVTESALSESDDRLLPVLADRSKVVDELFAALYPATRQKSYSASNAAGWGAGRAAADRADLGLDRGVLPPS; this is encoded by the coding sequence GTGGGCACCCGCAACAGGGAACGGCGCGCGGCGAAGAAGAAGGCGCGGGATCGCCGGACCACCCGTGAGCAGCGCTCGGACTTCAGCTTCGACCCGTTCGAGCCGCCGCCGGCCGAAATCGTGGGCAACGCGGTGCTCGATGCGGCCCACCGCCACGCCGTCGGCGACACCGAAGCGCTGGCCGAGTGCGTGAAATGGCTGCGTGGCCAGGCCGTTCGGCTCGTGGACACCGGTGTGGACATGGCCCTGCGGCACACCGTCGACCACATGTGGCGGTTCGGCTGGCTGCCGTACGACCTGGTGCGGCATCTCGTCAAGCTGCTGGGTGAGCCGGCCGGCGAGCTGATCACCGATGTGATCGCCGCCGATGCCGCTCAGTACGCCGAGGCGACCGTGCACGAGCGCTGGCGGGAGCAGCTGCGGCAGATCGACGCCGCCGTGTGGTGGAAGCCGGGCGAGCCGTACCTCGGCCAGTGGATCGAGCGTCGCGAAGCCACTCGCGCCGACGCCCTGACGCTGGTCCTCACCACCATCGCGACGATCATGATGTGGCCGGAGCTGCCGGTGATCGTGCCGCCGCCGGGCACGGCCCGCACCGCCGCCGCGACGGCCAGGCACAGTGTCGACCCGAAGATCCTGGCCCGGGTGCGTGGCCTGCTGGCCAAGGCCGAGTCGACCGAGTTCGCCGAGGAGGCGGAGGCGCTGTCGGCCAAGGCGCAGGAGCTGATGAACCGGCATGCCGTCGAGCGGGCCATGCTCGACGCCGACGAACACGTGGCCCAGGTGGCCACCGCACGACGGATCTGGCTGGACAGCCCCTACCTCGGCGCCAAGGCACACCTGGTGGCCGTGGTCGCCGACGCGAACCGGTGCCGCGCGGTCATCCACGAGAAGATCGGGTTCGTCGCCGTCATGGGCGACGAGATGGATCTGGAGATCACCGAGCTGCTCGTCACCTCCCTGCTGTTGCAGGCCACCCGGGCGCTGGTGACGGCCGGCCGATCCGGACAGGCTCGGATCCGCTCGTACCGGCAGTCGTTCCTGATGGCCTACGCCGACCGGATCGGCGAGCGGCTGACCGCCGTGACGGAGTCAGCCCTGTCGGAGTCCGACGACCGGTTGCTGCCCGTGTTGGCCGACCGGAGCAAGGTCGTGGACGAGCTGTTCGCGGCGCTGTATCCGGCGACGCGGCAGAAGTCGTACTCGGCCAGCAACGCCGCCGGCTGGGGCGCCGGCCGGGCCGCCGCCGACCGGGCCGATCTCGGCCTGGACCGGGGCGTGTTGCCGCCGTCGTAG
- a CDS encoding GH92 family glycosyl hydrolase encodes MFGVPRRRWRAAAVIGTALAMVVSPLAITTASAATTPKAQDLAQWVDPYIGTQPGDADMGTGGGAANTFPGADVPFGMVQWSPDTVTLQHGGYYYQDNRIKGFSLTHLSGAGCDTYQDVPFMPVVGDITDSPAANPMKYISTFSHANEKVTAGSYGVSLDNGAKVELSATQRTGAGRFTWPVGPTSTLLVNVSGSIMGTDDASVTIGKNYISGYAASGHFCGADDHYRVYFYAQFDQNFASTGTWHNGAVTPGKDAERGMSLPKAPVTSAPDTATPKSAKAKSDVTSQSVKPQDTTVSGPGSGAYVTFDNTKSPTVNVKVGVSFVSLDGAKANIKAENANKTFDQVAAAARASWNSRLNQIAVTGGSNDQKTIFYTALYHSLLQPNVFSDSDGQYPGFDGQLHKVAKGHAIYTNFSGWDIYRSEAQLLALIAPSETSDIANSMVQFAAQGGSWDRWTVANDYTGVMNGDPYHIIVSTAYAFGAKGFDANQALLLMERGASQPTVGYDERPGLANYLKLGYVPGVASDTLEYTSADFAIAQLAKRLGDSATYNAFIKRAQNWQNLYNPATGYLQPRNANGSFGSPFNPADPGGYTEGNGAQYTWMVPYNYSGLITALGGNDAVNKRLDEFFTKLNAGTSDPHAFLGNEPTLETPWIYDYTGAPYKAQALVNNIRQQIWKAGPNGLVGNDDLGEMSSWYVWASLGLYPEIPGRAELTLNTPEFTGAVITRPGGQKITINAPGASTATPYIDSLKLNGQTWTKPWLPESFVNTGGTLDFALSSTPNTSWGSAHADAPPSFTDGAVNQSTYVDPSRLVVPGGGSGTANVGVQDLSGQGTTVHWTASAPAGLSITPSSGDITTEPGGKASAPVTVSVATGTAEATYNIPISYTVNGKAISGSTLAVLVAQPGSLRAAFNNIGTSPDDNQQIANFDGGGWSYSRNALAAKGVTPGSTVTDSDGLKFVWPNVPVGELDNVNAGGETVNVDAPAGATQLALLGSAGNGNASGTLVINYTDGTTQNASVGFSDWALGGGGAPVAYNNRTVVVMPYRNAGSGTSQQLTMYLFATAPIALQAGKQVKSITLPGTIQGGTFHVFSIATG; translated from the coding sequence ATGTTCGGAGTCCCGAGACGGCGCTGGCGCGCCGCGGCGGTGATCGGCACGGCGCTGGCGATGGTGGTGTCGCCACTGGCGATCACCACCGCGTCCGCCGCGACCACGCCCAAGGCGCAGGACCTGGCCCAATGGGTCGACCCCTACATCGGCACCCAGCCGGGTGACGCAGACATGGGCACGGGCGGCGGGGCCGCCAACACGTTCCCGGGCGCGGACGTGCCGTTCGGCATGGTCCAGTGGAGCCCGGACACCGTCACCCTGCAACACGGCGGCTACTACTACCAGGACAACCGGATCAAGGGTTTCAGCCTGACCCACCTGTCCGGCGCGGGCTGCGACACCTACCAGGACGTGCCGTTCATGCCGGTGGTCGGCGACATCACCGACTCGCCCGCGGCCAACCCGATGAAGTACATCTCCACCTTCTCGCACGCCAACGAGAAGGTGACCGCCGGCTCGTACGGGGTCAGCCTGGACAACGGGGCCAAGGTGGAGCTGTCGGCCACCCAGCGCACCGGCGCCGGCCGCTTCACCTGGCCGGTCGGGCCGACCTCGACGCTGCTGGTCAACGTGTCCGGCTCGATCATGGGTACCGACGACGCGTCCGTGACCATCGGCAAGAACTACATCAGCGGTTACGCCGCCAGCGGCCACTTCTGCGGCGCCGACGACCACTACCGGGTCTACTTCTACGCGCAGTTCGACCAGAACTTCGCCAGCACCGGCACCTGGCACAACGGCGCCGTGACGCCGGGCAAGGACGCCGAGCGCGGCATGTCGCTGCCCAAGGCTCCCGTCACCAGCGCGCCCGACACGGCGACGCCGAAGTCGGCCAAGGCCAAGTCGGACGTCACCTCGCAGTCGGTGAAGCCCCAGGACACCACGGTTTCCGGGCCCGGCAGCGGCGCGTACGTCACCTTCGACAACACGAAGTCCCCGACCGTCAACGTGAAGGTCGGCGTCTCGTTCGTGTCGCTGGACGGCGCCAAGGCGAACATCAAGGCGGAGAACGCGAACAAGACGTTCGACCAGGTCGCCGCGGCGGCGCGGGCGTCGTGGAACAGCCGGCTCAACCAGATCGCGGTGACCGGCGGCAGCAACGACCAGAAGACCATCTTCTACACCGCGCTGTACCACTCCCTGTTGCAGCCCAACGTGTTCTCCGACTCGGACGGGCAGTATCCGGGTTTCGACGGCCAGCTGCACAAGGTGGCCAAGGGACACGCGATATACACCAACTTCTCCGGTTGGGACATCTACCGTTCCGAGGCGCAGCTGCTGGCCCTGATAGCGCCGAGCGAGACCTCGGACATCGCCAACTCGATGGTGCAGTTCGCCGCGCAGGGCGGGTCGTGGGACCGCTGGACGGTGGCCAACGACTACACCGGCGTGATGAACGGCGACCCGTACCACATCATCGTGTCGACCGCGTATGCCTTCGGCGCCAAGGGTTTTGACGCCAACCAGGCGTTGCTGCTGATGGAACGCGGGGCATCCCAGCCCACCGTCGGCTACGACGAGCGGCCGGGGCTGGCCAACTACCTCAAGCTCGGCTACGTGCCGGGCGTCGCCTCCGACACGCTGGAGTACACCAGCGCCGACTTCGCGATTGCCCAGCTGGCCAAGCGTCTCGGCGACTCGGCCACGTACAACGCGTTCATCAAGCGGGCCCAGAACTGGCAGAACCTGTACAACCCGGCGACCGGCTACCTTCAGCCGCGCAACGCCAACGGGTCGTTCGGCAGCCCGTTCAACCCGGCCGACCCCGGTGGTTACACCGAGGGCAACGGCGCGCAGTACACGTGGATGGTGCCGTACAACTACAGCGGCCTGATCACCGCGCTCGGCGGCAACGACGCCGTGAACAAGCGGCTGGACGAGTTCTTCACCAAGCTCAACGCCGGCACCAGCGACCCGCATGCCTTCCTGGGCAACGAGCCCACGCTGGAGACGCCGTGGATCTACGACTACACCGGCGCCCCGTACAAGGCGCAGGCGCTGGTCAACAACATCCGCCAGCAGATCTGGAAGGCCGGTCCCAACGGCCTTGTCGGCAACGACGACCTCGGTGAGATGTCGTCGTGGTACGTGTGGGCCTCGCTCGGCCTGTACCCGGAGATCCCGGGCCGCGCCGAGCTGACCCTGAACACGCCGGAGTTCACCGGCGCCGTGATCACCCGTCCCGGCGGCCAGAAGATCACCATCAACGCGCCGGGGGCGTCGACCGCCACGCCGTACATCGACTCGTTGAAGCTCAACGGCCAGACGTGGACCAAGCCCTGGCTGCCGGAGTCGTTCGTCAACACCGGTGGCACGCTGGACTTCGCCCTGTCGTCCACGCCCAACACCAGCTGGGGTTCGGCGCACGCCGACGCGCCGCCGTCCTTCACCGACGGGGCCGTCAACCAGAGCACCTACGTCGACCCGTCGCGGCTCGTCGTGCCCGGCGGCGGCAGCGGCACCGCCAACGTCGGCGTACAGGACCTGTCCGGTCAGGGCACCACCGTGCACTGGACGGCCAGCGCTCCGGCCGGGTTGAGCATCACGCCGTCGTCCGGGGACATCACCACCGAACCCGGCGGGAAGGCCAGCGCCCCGGTGACGGTGTCCGTCGCCACCGGCACGGCCGAGGCGACGTACAACATCCCCATCTCCTACACCGTCAACGGCAAGGCCATCAGCGGTTCCACGTTGGCCGTGCTGGTGGCGCAGCCCGGCAGTCTGCGGGCCGCGTTCAACAACATCGGCACCTCGCCCGACGACAACCAGCAGATCGCCAACTTCGACGGCGGCGGGTGGAGCTACTCCCGCAATGCCTTGGCTGCCAAGGGCGTGACGCCCGGGTCGACGGTCACCGACTCCGACGGGCTGAAGTTCGTGTGGCCCAACGTTCCCGTCGGTGAGCTCGACAACGTCAACGCCGGCGGCGAGACCGTCAACGTCGACGCCCCCGCCGGGGCCACCCAGCTGGCCCTGCTCGGCAGCGCCGGCAACGGCAACGCCTCCGGCACCTTGGTGATCAACTACACCGACGGCACCACCCAGAACGCCTCCGTCGGCTTCTCCGACTGGGCGCTCGGCGGTGGCGGCGCTCCGGTGGCGTACAACAACCGCACGGTCGTCGTCATGCCGTACCGCAACGCCGGCAGCGGCACGTCGCAGCAGCTCACCATGTACCTGTTCGCCACCGCGCCGATCGCCCTCCAGGCCGGCAAGCAGGTCAAGTCGATCACCCTGCCCGGCACCATCCAGGGTGGCACCTTCCACGTGTTCAGCATCGCCACCGGCTGA
- a CDS encoding LacI family DNA-binding transcriptional regulator: MSDVARLAGVSIKTVSRVVNDEPGVHPATAERVLAAIDQLGFRRNLGARNLRRGSSTGTIGMVLEDVGNPFYSGITRAVEEVARQYGRQVLTGSSDEDPSRERELALEFCARRVDGMLVVPAGMQHGYLVPEMRAGMPVVFLDRPAGDVVADTVLVDNIGGTVLAVRHLAAHGHNRIAFLGDAPDIFTANERLRGFREGCVRAGIRYDEDLVAMGPHDERGIAEVLRRIGEHRQPATAVVAGNNRITVHLLRVLAGRANRPALVGFDDFELADLLDPPVTVIAHDASAIGKAAAELLFSRLDGDTSPPRRVVLPVRLVPRGSGEMRS; encoded by the coding sequence ATGAGCGACGTTGCGCGACTGGCCGGCGTCAGCATCAAAACGGTCTCCCGCGTCGTCAACGACGAGCCGGGAGTGCACCCCGCCACCGCCGAGCGCGTGCTGGCGGCCATCGACCAGCTCGGGTTCCGCCGCAACCTGGGCGCCCGCAACCTGCGCCGGGGCTCGTCCACCGGCACCATCGGCATGGTGCTGGAGGACGTCGGCAACCCCTTCTACTCCGGCATCACGCGCGCCGTCGAGGAGGTCGCCCGGCAGTACGGGCGGCAGGTGCTCACCGGCTCGTCCGACGAGGACCCGAGCCGGGAGCGTGAGCTGGCGCTGGAGTTCTGCGCCCGCCGCGTGGACGGCATGCTCGTGGTGCCGGCCGGCATGCAGCACGGCTACCTGGTGCCGGAGATGCGTGCCGGCATGCCCGTGGTGTTCCTCGACCGGCCCGCCGGCGACGTCGTCGCCGACACCGTGCTGGTGGACAACATCGGCGGCACCGTGCTGGCCGTGCGCCACCTCGCCGCCCACGGGCACAACCGCATCGCCTTCCTCGGCGACGCCCCGGACATCTTCACCGCCAACGAGCGTCTGCGCGGCTTCCGCGAGGGCTGCGTGCGCGCCGGCATCCGCTACGACGAGGACCTGGTCGCCATGGGTCCGCACGACGAGCGGGGCATCGCCGAGGTGCTGCGCCGCATCGGCGAGCACCGTCAGCCGGCGACCGCCGTGGTGGCCGGCAACAACCGGATCACCGTGCACCTGCTGCGCGTGCTGGCCGGCCGGGCCAACCGCCCGGCCCTGGTCGGCTTCGACGACTTCGAGCTGGCCGATCTGCTCGACCCGCCCGTCACCGTGATCGCGCACGACGCCAGCGCGATCGGCAAGGCCGCCGCCGAACTGCTGTTCTCCCGCCTCGACGGGGACACCTCCCCGCCGCGGCGGGTGGTGCTTCCGGTGCGTTTGGTACCCCGTGGATCAGGAGAAATGCGATCTTGA
- a CDS encoding class I mannose-6-phosphate isomerase — MSENLRPVRLAANQPRQFYRGGAAIADLRGLPATAEFGPEDWVGSITTQFGKDAGLSPLPDGTLLRDAVAADPTGWLGAAHAAKFGADTALLVKLLDAGQRLPVHYHPSDAFATDHLSCRHGKTEAWIVVGTSGPNPTVHIGFKDDADAAVVDNWVTVQDRAAMLDALNAIPVKAGDTVFIPAGLPHAIGEGVFIVELQQPTDFSITIEWQGFLDGPDSWHLGLGQTIALEALDLSGWSNRLDTIVKHTADDHSPIVDLLPNSDFFRAQRLHADSPIELDPSFAVLVVLDGDGRLHTEDGDPVALRRGDTVVLPHAAGSSKLDGGLVAVRCLPPEVRT; from the coding sequence TTGAGCGAGAATCTGCGGCCCGTGCGGCTGGCCGCCAACCAGCCCCGGCAGTTCTACCGGGGCGGCGCGGCGATCGCCGACCTGCGCGGCCTGCCGGCGACGGCCGAGTTCGGGCCGGAGGACTGGGTGGGGTCGATCACCACCCAGTTCGGCAAGGACGCCGGCCTGTCGCCGCTGCCCGACGGCACGCTGCTGCGCGACGCCGTGGCGGCCGACCCGACGGGGTGGCTGGGCGCGGCGCACGCGGCGAAGTTCGGGGCCGACACAGCACTGCTGGTCAAGCTGCTGGACGCGGGCCAGCGGCTGCCGGTGCACTACCACCCGTCCGACGCCTTCGCGACCGACCACCTGAGCTGCCGGCACGGCAAGACCGAGGCGTGGATCGTGGTCGGCACCAGCGGGCCGAATCCGACCGTCCACATCGGATTCAAGGACGACGCCGACGCGGCCGTGGTCGACAACTGGGTGACCGTGCAGGACCGCGCGGCCATGCTGGACGCCCTGAACGCGATCCCGGTCAAGGCCGGCGACACCGTGTTCATCCCGGCCGGCCTGCCGCACGCCATCGGCGAGGGCGTGTTCATCGTCGAGCTCCAGCAGCCGACCGACTTCTCCATCACGATCGAGTGGCAGGGCTTCCTCGACGGCCCCGACTCGTGGCACCTGGGCCTCGGCCAGACGATCGCCCTCGAGGCGCTGGACCTGTCCGGCTGGTCGAACCGGCTGGACACCATCGTCAAGCACACCGCCGACGACCACTCGCCGATCGTGGACCTGTTGCCCAACAGCGACTTCTTCCGGGCGCAGCGGCTGCACGCCGACTCGCCGATCGAGCTGGACCCGTCCTTCGCCGTGCTGGTCGTGCTGGACGGCGACGGCCGTCTGCACACCGAGGACGGCGACCCGGTCGCGCTGCGCCGGGGCGACACCGTCGTGTTGCCGCACGCCGCCGGATCGTCCAAGTTGGACGGTGGTCTGGTTGCCGTCAGGTGTCTACCCCCGGAGGTGCGGACATGA
- a CDS encoding ATP-binding cassette domain-containing protein, which produces MSEPLLEARSLVKHYGSVEALRGASFQVAAGEVVSLIGDNGAGKSTFIKCLSGAEQPDSGEILFEGKQIHLDSPTAARSLGIETVYQDLAVAPDLDPAANLYLGREIKRKGLLGALGMLDKKEMRRKASEEFSRLGVTLQSVDVPIAALSGGQRQSVAVARSVVWASKVVFMDEPTAALGVVQRERVLDVIRKVRDQGIGVVLISHNMPEVLSVSDRVEVLRLGTRVARFKASEATLEDLVGAMTGALVQEDVA; this is translated from the coding sequence ATGAGTGAGCCGCTGCTGGAGGCGAGGTCGCTCGTCAAGCACTACGGCAGCGTCGAGGCGTTGCGCGGTGCGTCGTTCCAGGTGGCCGCGGGCGAGGTCGTGTCGCTGATCGGCGACAACGGCGCCGGCAAGTCCACGTTCATCAAGTGTCTCTCCGGCGCGGAGCAGCCCGACTCGGGCGAGATCCTGTTCGAGGGCAAGCAGATCCACCTGGACTCGCCGACCGCCGCACGCTCGCTGGGCATCGAGACCGTGTACCAGGACCTGGCCGTCGCCCCCGACCTCGACCCGGCGGCCAATCTCTATCTGGGCCGGGAGATCAAGCGCAAGGGCCTGCTCGGCGCGCTCGGCATGCTGGACAAGAAGGAGATGCGCCGCAAGGCCAGCGAGGAGTTCAGCCGGCTCGGCGTCACCTTGCAGAGCGTGGACGTGCCCATCGCCGCACTGTCCGGCGGCCAGCGCCAGAGCGTCGCGGTGGCAAGGTCGGTCGTGTGGGCCAGCAAGGTCGTGTTCATGGACGAGCCCACGGCCGCGTTGGGCGTGGTGCAGCGGGAGCGGGTGCTCGACGTCATCCGCAAGGTGCGCGACCAGGGCATCGGCGTGGTGCTGATCAGCCACAACATGCCCGAGGTCCTGTCGGTCTCGGACCGTGTGGAGGTGCTGCGCCTCGGCACGCGAGTCGCCCGGTTCAAGGCATCGGAAGCGACCCTGGAGGACCTCGTCGGCGCGATGACCGGCGCGCTGGTGCAGGAGGACGTGGCATGA
- a CDS encoding ABC transporter permease: MSTVTEKAPKQEEKRPLLKRVAGANSLWIGLVLLVLIAAFGVIDPTHVLTIFNLQTVLIQTSVLLVLSVGMTFVIITSGIDLSVGTVLVFSGVTSALTMNAMSGGDSTNAGWGVVIVGGIVAVASGAAWGLLNGWLIAKAKIPPLIVTLGSFGAALGAAELLTGGSDVRSVPNTLAKSLGSGTSFGGIPNMVLFAIVVTAIGAWLLATTRFGRYTYAVGSNEVAAQRTGISVTRHLVLVYVLAGALAGLAGFMSMAYFTTTTLTSHGTDNLNAIAGTVLGGTSVFGGVGSVIGTVIGVFIPAVLNQGFTIIGVNQFWQPIAVAIVLVAAVWFDQNRRKARNLR; this comes from the coding sequence ATGAGCACCGTGACCGAAAAAGCCCCGAAGCAGGAGGAGAAGCGCCCGCTGCTCAAGCGGGTGGCCGGCGCCAACTCGCTGTGGATCGGGCTCGTCCTGCTGGTGCTGATCGCCGCCTTCGGCGTGATCGACCCGACCCACGTGCTGACCATCTTCAACCTCCAGACCGTGCTGATCCAGACCTCGGTGCTGCTGGTTCTCTCGGTCGGCATGACGTTCGTGATCATCACATCCGGCATCGACCTGTCGGTCGGCACAGTGCTGGTGTTCTCCGGCGTCACGTCGGCGCTGACCATGAACGCGATGTCCGGCGGCGACTCCACCAACGCCGGCTGGGGCGTGGTCATCGTCGGCGGCATCGTCGCAGTGGCCAGCGGCGCGGCCTGGGGGCTGCTCAACGGCTGGCTGATCGCCAAGGCCAAGATCCCGCCGCTGATCGTGACGCTGGGCTCGTTCGGCGCCGCGCTCGGCGCGGCTGAGCTGCTCACCGGCGGCTCGGACGTGCGGTCGGTGCCGAACACCCTGGCGAAGTCACTGGGCTCTGGCACGTCGTTCGGCGGCATCCCGAACATGGTGCTGTTCGCGATCGTGGTGACCGCGATCGGCGCGTGGCTGCTGGCCACCACCCGGTTCGGTCGCTACACCTACGCGGTCGGCTCCAACGAGGTGGCCGCACAGCGAACGGGTATCTCGGTGACGCGACACCTGGTGCTGGTGTACGTGCTGGCCGGCGCCCTGGCCGGGCTGGCCGGCTTCATGTCGATGGCGTACTTCACCACCACCACGCTGACCAGCCACGGCACCGACAATCTGAATGCAATCGCCGGCACGGTGCTCGGTGGCACCAGCGTGTTCGGCGGCGTCGGGTCGGTCATCGGCACGGTGATCGGCGTGTTCATCCCGGCAGTGCTCAACCAGGGCTTCACGATCATCGGGGTGAACCAGTTCTGGCAGCCGATCGCGGTTGCCATCGTGCTGGTGGCGGCCGTCTGGTTCGACCAGAACCGCCGCAAGGCACGCAACCTGCGCTGA